The following proteins are encoded in a genomic region of Saccharopolyspora antimicrobica:
- a CDS encoding TetR/AcrR family transcriptional regulator has product MTAASTPKGERRRQALVVAAAELLVEGGFEAVRHRAVAERAGLPLASTTYYFSSLDDLIGAAVEHESRQELAAGRARLEELADQPRSTDAVIELLLDMLLGRDSRDGGAEAVLLRYERLVGSPRRPYLAPLMRELGAELHELLAEIFARSGVEVGRERLLELIALVDGTVVNALIESNPDPRGAARRMLRSQLG; this is encoded by the coding sequence ATGACAGCGGCCAGTACTCCGAAGGGCGAGCGGCGGCGGCAGGCGTTGGTGGTGGCCGCCGCGGAACTGCTCGTCGAGGGCGGTTTCGAGGCCGTCCGGCACCGCGCGGTCGCCGAGCGCGCCGGACTGCCGCTGGCCTCCACCACCTACTACTTCTCCTCGCTCGACGACCTGATCGGCGCCGCGGTGGAGCACGAGTCGCGGCAGGAGCTGGCAGCGGGCCGCGCCCGGCTGGAGGAGCTCGCCGACCAGCCGCGCAGCACGGACGCGGTGATCGAACTGCTGCTGGACATGCTGCTGGGCCGGGACTCGCGCGACGGCGGCGCGGAGGCGGTGCTGCTGCGCTACGAGCGGCTCGTCGGCTCGCCCCGCCGCCCCTACCTCGCGCCGCTGATGCGCGAGCTCGGCGCCGAGCTGCACGAGCTGCTGGCCGAGATCTTCGCCCGCAGCGGTGTGGAGGTCGGCCGGGAGCGGCTGCTCGAACTGATCGCGCTGGTCGACGGCACCGTGGTCAACGCGCTGATCGAGAGCAACCCCGATCCGCGCGGCGCGGCCCGCCGGATGCTGCGCTCTCAGCTCGGCTGA
- a CDS encoding ABC transporter ATP-binding protein, translating to MKLPLADGRTARRWAWQTLRAHRGRLAAMMLLFGLATVVGLVGPQILGKIVDGVVAGTTTERIDLLAGAFLVVLVANALLLRAARMRATLLGEHLLAESREGVVGHALRLPLGTVESAGTGDLLSRATTDVDRLDFAIRNAAPEITTALITVLLTGTAMVLTSPLLACGMLIAVPLMVFSTRWYYPRSLPTLRRVMAGWADVQSSTHESVEGARTVAALRLGGRRIARNEQALDSAVTAEYRHRGLLTVWLPCLELSYVLPIGAILLIGGWAYWGGSVEIGTVITVVLYAQAMSNPFDELFRRLEELQTGYTALQRILGVNQVPTAAAERQELDGSRDLVVRDARFSYREDREVLHGIDLTVPAGQRLVVVGPSGAGKSTLGRLIAGISRPSSGSVAFGRTEIADLPPEQLRGEVVLLTQEQHIFACSLRDNLALPDQDFTDGQLTDALKAVGLQEWLRSLPDGLDTVLGAGGHPVPASRAQQLALARVLLADPHTVVLDEATSLLDNATSRELEQALATLLDGRTVIAIAHRLHSARNADRVAVMSDGRIVELGSHDELLTAGGSYAELYRVAQPS from the coding sequence GTGAAGCTGCCGTTGGCCGACGGGCGCACCGCCCGACGCTGGGCGTGGCAGACCCTCCGAGCGCACCGCGGCCGGCTGGCCGCGATGATGCTGCTGTTCGGCCTGGCCACCGTGGTCGGCCTGGTCGGACCGCAGATCCTCGGCAAGATCGTGGACGGAGTGGTCGCGGGCACCACGACCGAGCGCATCGACCTGCTGGCGGGCGCGTTCCTCGTGGTGCTCGTGGCGAACGCGCTGCTCCTGCGGGCCGCGCGGATGCGCGCGACGCTGCTCGGCGAGCACCTGCTGGCCGAGTCCCGCGAAGGCGTGGTCGGGCACGCGCTGCGCCTCCCGCTGGGCACCGTCGAATCCGCGGGCACCGGCGACCTGCTCAGCCGCGCGACCACCGACGTCGACCGGCTGGACTTCGCCATCCGCAACGCCGCGCCGGAGATCACCACCGCGCTGATCACCGTGCTGCTGACCGGCACCGCGATGGTCCTCACCTCACCGCTGCTGGCCTGCGGAATGCTCATCGCCGTGCCGCTGATGGTGTTCAGCACCCGGTGGTACTACCCGCGCTCCCTGCCGACGCTGCGCCGGGTCATGGCCGGTTGGGCGGACGTCCAGTCGAGCACGCACGAGTCCGTCGAGGGCGCGCGCACCGTCGCCGCGCTGCGCCTGGGCGGGCGCCGCATCGCGCGCAATGAGCAGGCGCTCGACAGCGCGGTGACGGCCGAGTACCGGCACCGCGGTCTGCTGACCGTCTGGCTGCCCTGCCTGGAGCTGTCGTACGTGCTGCCGATCGGTGCGATCCTGCTGATCGGCGGCTGGGCCTACTGGGGCGGATCGGTGGAGATCGGCACGGTCATCACCGTCGTGCTCTACGCCCAGGCGATGTCGAACCCGTTCGACGAGCTGTTCCGGCGGCTGGAGGAGCTGCAGACCGGGTACACCGCCCTGCAGCGGATCCTCGGCGTCAACCAGGTGCCGACCGCCGCCGCCGAGCGGCAGGAGCTCGACGGATCGCGCGACCTGGTCGTCCGCGACGCCCGCTTCTCCTACCGCGAGGACCGCGAGGTGCTGCACGGCATCGACCTGACCGTGCCCGCCGGGCAGCGGCTGGTCGTGGTCGGCCCGTCCGGCGCGGGCAAGTCCACGCTGGGCCGGTTGATCGCGGGCATCAGCCGCCCCAGCTCCGGTTCGGTCGCCTTCGGCCGCACCGAGATCGCCGACCTGCCGCCCGAGCAGCTGCGCGGCGAGGTGGTGCTGCTGACCCAGGAGCAGCACATCTTCGCCTGCTCGCTCCGCGACAACCTGGCGCTGCCGGACCAGGACTTCACCGACGGCCAGCTGACCGACGCGCTGAAGGCGGTCGGGCTGCAGGAGTGGTTGCGGAGCCTGCCGGACGGGCTGGACACCGTGCTCGGCGCCGGCGGCCACCCCGTTCCCGCCTCGCGGGCCCAGCAGCTCGCGCTGGCCAGGGTGCTGCTGGCCGACCCGCACACGGTGGTCCTGGACGAGGCGACCTCGCTGCTGGACAACGCCACGTCGCGGGAGCTCGAACAGGCGCTGGCCACGCTGCTGGACGGCCGGACGGTGATCGCCATCGCGCACCGGCTGCACAGCGCGCGCAACGCCGACCGGGTGGCGGTGATGTCGGACGGGCGCATCGTGGAGCTGGGCAGCCACGACGAGCTGCTCACAGCCGGCGGCTCCTACGCCGAGCTCTACCGGGTGGCTCAGCCGAGCTGA
- a CDS encoding ABC transporter transmembrane domain-containing protein, with amino-acid sequence MAAASSLRFLWSLLAQRPGLLLTATAAGSLWMLPTALMPLAIGAAIDDGIRLHEIGTLLGWALVVLGLGLVQMIAAGALQWTTHTLWLHGAAGSQRLVLAHVTRLGGVLTRKVRAGEVVTIGASDIYRVGNVFEVVGRATGALVSFAVAAVLLLLISPLLGAVVLVGVPLATLGISPLLGPLRRREEVQREQLGHVSAQAADIVSGLRILRGVGGEPRFHRRFTTASQRVRAAGIEAGRIESWLVGAEVLLTGLVTVLVTWLGARLALDGTISVGELVAFYGVSAFLVIPVRTASEAAYTFVGGMVAAGRAQGLLQVRPEPPAPEHPRALPPGPLDLFDEATGTRIAAGELTVIDAGERAEAVAERLAWQSHAGGVPLREVDPDEVRQRILLAHNQDLLFAGPVRTEIDLGAGVDLDAALDTADAHDVLAALPADGVLDERGRSLSGGQRQRLLLARALCADADVLILDEPTSAVDAHTEARIVARVKEFRAGRTTIVLSQSPLWTSVADRTLDMGAET; translated from the coding sequence ATGGCTGCCGCAAGTTCCCTCCGCTTCCTGTGGTCCCTGCTCGCACAACGGCCCGGACTGCTGCTGACCGCTACCGCTGCGGGCTCGCTCTGGATGCTCCCGACGGCGCTGATGCCGCTGGCCATCGGCGCCGCGATCGACGACGGCATCCGCCTGCACGAGATCGGCACGCTGCTGGGCTGGGCGCTGGTCGTGCTCGGGCTCGGACTCGTGCAGATGATCGCCGCGGGTGCCCTGCAGTGGACGACGCACACTCTCTGGCTGCACGGCGCGGCGGGCTCGCAGCGCCTCGTGCTGGCGCACGTGACGCGGCTGGGCGGCGTGCTGACGCGCAAGGTCCGGGCCGGCGAGGTGGTCACGATCGGCGCCTCGGACATCTACCGCGTGGGCAACGTCTTCGAGGTGGTCGGGCGGGCGACCGGGGCGCTGGTGTCCTTCGCGGTGGCGGCGGTGCTGCTGTTGCTGATCTCCCCGCTCCTCGGCGCGGTGGTGCTCGTCGGCGTCCCGCTGGCGACGCTCGGCATCAGCCCGCTGCTGGGCCCGCTGCGCCGTCGCGAAGAGGTGCAGCGAGAGCAGTTGGGGCACGTCAGCGCCCAGGCGGCGGACATCGTCTCCGGGCTGCGGATCCTGCGCGGCGTCGGCGGCGAGCCCCGCTTCCACCGGCGGTTCACCACCGCCAGCCAGCGGGTGCGCGCCGCCGGGATCGAGGCCGGGCGGATCGAGTCCTGGCTGGTCGGCGCGGAGGTGCTGCTGACCGGCCTGGTGACGGTGCTGGTGACCTGGCTGGGCGCGCGGCTCGCGCTCGACGGCACGATCAGCGTCGGCGAGCTGGTCGCGTTCTACGGCGTCTCGGCGTTCCTGGTGATCCCGGTGCGCACGGCCTCCGAAGCCGCCTACACCTTCGTCGGCGGCATGGTCGCGGCGGGCCGCGCGCAGGGGCTGCTGCAGGTGCGGCCGGAGCCGCCCGCACCGGAGCACCCGCGAGCGCTACCGCCCGGACCGCTGGACCTGTTCGACGAGGCCACCGGGACGCGGATCGCCGCGGGCGAGCTGACCGTCATCGACGCCGGGGAGCGGGCCGAAGCCGTGGCCGAACGGCTGGCCTGGCAGTCGCACGCGGGCGGCGTGCCGCTGCGCGAGGTTGACCCGGACGAGGTCCGGCAGCGGATCCTGCTGGCGCACAACCAGGACCTGCTGTTCGCCGGCCCGGTCCGCACCGAGATCGACCTCGGCGCCGGGGTCGACCTGGACGCCGCGCTGGACACCGCGGACGCGCACGACGTGCTGGCCGCGCTGCCCGCCGACGGCGTGCTGGACGAGCGCGGCCGCTCGCTCTCCGGCGGGCAGCGGCAGCGGTTGCTGCTGGCCCGCGCGCTGTGCGCGGACGCCGACGTGCTGATCCTGGACGAGCCGACCTCCGCGGTCGACGCGCACACCGAGGCGCGGATCGTGGCACGGGTCAAGGAGTTCCGCGCCGGTCGCACCACGATCGTGCTCAGCCAGAGTCCACTCTGGACATCGGTGGCGGACCGGACGCTGGACATGGGGGCGGAGACGTGA
- a CDS encoding RNA polymerase sigma factor: protein MRAEQERAFREFAGERALWLRRSAYLLCGDWHLAEDLVQNTLLKLYRAWRRVDLSTVDSYARRALLRVWLDERRRPWRRAERNDADPPETGDAAGDPAVLGQRAWRRDAVLRALAEVPPRQRAVLVLRYWEDLPTAEVAAALGCSEGTVKSQASRGLQNLRAAIAESDPDLARAVARRSR, encoded by the coding sequence ATGCGAGCCGAACAGGAACGGGCGTTCCGCGAGTTCGCCGGGGAACGCGCGCTGTGGTTGCGCCGTTCGGCGTACCTGCTCTGCGGTGATTGGCACCTGGCCGAGGACCTCGTGCAGAACACGCTGCTCAAGCTCTACAGGGCCTGGCGCCGCGTGGATTTGTCCACAGTGGATTCGTACGCGCGTCGGGCCCTGCTGCGGGTGTGGCTGGACGAGCGTCGCCGACCGTGGCGCCGAGCCGAGCGCAACGACGCCGATCCGCCGGAAACGGGCGACGCCGCGGGGGATCCCGCCGTGCTCGGCCAGCGGGCCTGGCGCCGCGACGCCGTGCTGCGCGCGCTGGCCGAGGTCCCGCCGCGGCAGCGCGCGGTGCTCGTCCTGCGTTACTGGGAAGACCTGCCGACGGCCGAAGTCGCCGCCGCGCTGGGGTGTTCCGAAGGCACGGTCAAGAGCCAGGCGTCGCGCGGGCTGCAGAACCTGCGCGCCGCGATCGCCGAGTCCGATCCGGACTTGGCCCGGGCGGTTGCGAGGAGGAGCCGGTGA
- the purB gene encoding adenylosuccinate lyase, whose translation MTVKPSIPNVLAARYASPELVELWSPQHKIILERKLWLAVLRAQADLGIEVPESALADYERVLEQVDLESIAARERVTRHDVKARIEEFNALAGHEQIHKGMTSRDLTENVEQLQIRRSLELVRDRTVAVLARLGQLAAEHAELVMAGRSHNVAAQATTLGKRFATAADELLVGFHRLEELLARYPLRGIKGPVGTAQDMLDLLGGDAGKLSELERRVAGHLGFGRTLTSVGQVYPRSLDFEVLSALAQLAAAPSNVATTIRLMAGHELVTEGFKPGQVGSSAMPHKMNTRSCERVNGLAVILRGYVSMTGELAGDQWNEGDVSCSVVRRVALPDAFFAFDGLLETFLTVLDEFGAFPAVVARELDRYLPFLATTKVLMAAVRAGVGRETAHEAIKENAVAVALAMREQGAERNDLLDRLAADDRLPLTRDQLEELLADRLAFTGAAAAQVGEVAAQIEEITARYPEAAAYRPADIL comes from the coding sequence GTGACGGTCAAGCCCAGCATTCCGAACGTCCTCGCCGCCCGCTACGCCTCGCCCGAGCTGGTCGAGCTGTGGTCGCCGCAGCACAAGATCATCCTGGAGCGCAAGCTGTGGCTCGCGGTGCTGCGCGCCCAGGCCGACCTCGGCATCGAGGTCCCCGAGTCGGCGCTCGCCGACTACGAGCGGGTGCTGGAGCAGGTCGACCTGGAGTCCATCGCCGCGCGCGAGCGGGTCACCCGGCACGACGTGAAGGCCCGCATCGAGGAGTTCAACGCGCTCGCCGGTCACGAGCAGATCCACAAGGGCATGACCTCGCGGGACCTGACCGAGAACGTCGAGCAGCTGCAGATCCGCCGCAGCCTGGAGCTGGTGCGCGACCGCACCGTCGCGGTCCTGGCGCGGCTGGGGCAGCTCGCCGCCGAGCACGCCGAGCTGGTGATGGCCGGGCGCTCGCACAACGTCGCCGCCCAGGCGACCACCCTTGGCAAGCGCTTCGCGACGGCCGCCGACGAGCTGCTGGTCGGCTTCCACCGGCTGGAGGAGCTGCTCGCCCGCTACCCGCTGCGCGGCATCAAGGGCCCGGTCGGCACCGCGCAGGACATGCTCGACCTGCTCGGCGGTGACGCCGGGAAGCTCTCCGAGCTGGAGCGCCGGGTGGCCGGGCACCTGGGCTTCGGCCGGACGCTGACCAGCGTCGGCCAGGTCTACCCGCGCTCGCTGGACTTCGAGGTGCTGTCCGCGCTGGCGCAGCTGGCCGCCGCGCCGTCCAACGTGGCCACCACGATCCGGCTGATGGCCGGGCACGAGCTGGTCACCGAGGGCTTCAAGCCCGGCCAGGTCGGCTCCAGCGCGATGCCGCACAAGATGAACACCCGCTCCTGCGAGCGGGTCAACGGCCTCGCGGTGATCCTGCGCGGCTACGTCTCGATGACCGGCGAGCTGGCCGGTGACCAGTGGAACGAGGGCGACGTGTCCTGCTCGGTGGTGCGCCGGGTGGCGCTGCCGGACGCGTTCTTCGCCTTCGACGGGCTGCTCGAGACGTTCCTGACGGTGCTGGACGAGTTCGGTGCCTTCCCGGCGGTGGTGGCCCGCGAGCTGGACCGCTACCTGCCGTTCCTGGCGACCACGAAGGTCTTGATGGCGGCGGTGCGGGCCGGTGTCGGCCGGGAGACCGCGCACGAGGCGATCAAGGAGAACGCGGTCGCGGTGGCGCTGGCCATGCGCGAGCAGGGCGCGGAGCGCAACGACCTGCTCGACCGGCTGGCCGCCGACGATCGCCTGCCGCTGACCCGTGACCAGCTCGAAGAGCTGCTGGCGGACCGCCTCGCCTTCACCGGCGCGGCGGCGGCGCAGGTCGGCGAGGTGGCGGCGCAGATCGAGGAGATCACCGCCCGCTACCCCGAGGCCGCGGCCTACCGCCCCGCCGACATCCTCTGA
- a CDS encoding TenA family protein has translation MTETFTDWLRQRSEPDWTAVIGHPFTQALFTGQVPADSMRSYLVQDFQFVDDFLALLGSGIAKADRYSSRLAIAGSVGVVTSEENTYFRRAFDALGVGESDRVRPELDEATVAFRELMRDANERGSYAEVLTVLTVAEWSYLEWAVRAPDALPDDFVHSEWITLHNNPDFQAWVRWLRGELDRVGAELDERERARCLRLFQQATRCELDFFNAHWP, from the coding sequence GTGACCGAGACCTTCACCGACTGGCTCCGCCAGCGCAGCGAGCCCGACTGGACGGCGGTGATCGGGCACCCGTTCACCCAGGCCCTGTTCACCGGGCAGGTGCCAGCCGATTCGATGCGCTCCTACCTGGTGCAGGACTTCCAGTTCGTGGACGACTTCCTGGCGCTGCTCGGCTCCGGGATCGCCAAGGCCGACCGCTACTCCTCCCGGCTGGCGATCGCGGGCAGCGTCGGCGTGGTCACCAGCGAGGAGAACACCTACTTCCGGCGCGCGTTCGACGCGCTGGGCGTCGGCGAGTCCGACCGGGTGCGCCCGGAGCTGGACGAGGCGACGGTGGCGTTCCGGGAGCTGATGCGGGACGCCAACGAGCGCGGCAGCTACGCCGAGGTCCTGACGGTGCTGACCGTCGCGGAGTGGTCCTACCTCGAGTGGGCCGTGCGGGCGCCGGATGCGCTGCCGGACGACTTCGTGCACTCGGAGTGGATCACGCTGCACAACAACCCGGACTTCCAGGCGTGGGTGCGCTGGCTGCGCGGCGAGCTGGACCGGGTGGGCGCGGAGCTGGACGAGCGCGAGCGGGCCCGCTGCCTGCGCCTGTTCCAGCAGGCCACCCGCTGCGAGCTGGACTTCTTCAACGCCCACTGGCCGTGA
- a CDS encoding phosphoribosylaminoimidazolesuccinocarboxamide synthase encodes MVALADYPQIAAGKVRQLHAVDDEHLLLVASDRLSAYDHVLDTPIPDKGRVLTAMSVYWFELLADLVPNHLVSADDPRIPGEVRGRALLVRRLEMLPVECVARGYLTGSGLADYQRTGAVCGVELPAGLVEASQLPEPIFTPATKAELGDHDENISFDAVAAQLGAERAEQLREVTLRVYERAAEHARSRGVILADTKFEFGLAPDGSLVLGDEVLTPDSSRYWPADGYRPGQVQPSFDKQYVRNWLTSPASGWDRASDTPPPSLPADVIAATRDRYVEAYERITGRSFADWPTPDA; translated from the coding sequence GTGGTTGCACTCGCCGATTACCCCCAGATCGCAGCGGGCAAGGTCCGCCAGCTGCACGCCGTGGACGACGAACACCTGCTGCTGGTCGCCTCCGACCGCCTCTCGGCGTACGACCACGTGCTGGACACGCCGATCCCGGACAAGGGCCGGGTGCTCACCGCGATGAGCGTGTACTGGTTCGAGCTGCTCGCCGACCTGGTGCCGAACCACCTGGTCAGCGCGGACGACCCGCGCATCCCCGGTGAGGTGCGCGGCCGCGCGCTGCTGGTGCGGCGGCTGGAGATGCTGCCGGTCGAGTGCGTCGCGCGCGGCTACCTCACCGGTTCCGGGCTGGCCGACTACCAGCGCACCGGTGCGGTGTGCGGGGTCGAGCTGCCCGCCGGGCTGGTCGAGGCCTCGCAGCTCCCGGAACCGATCTTCACCCCGGCCACCAAGGCGGAGCTCGGCGACCACGACGAGAACATCAGCTTCGACGCGGTCGCCGCGCAGCTGGGCGCGGAGCGCGCCGAGCAGCTGCGCGAGGTGACGCTGCGGGTGTACGAGCGGGCGGCGGAGCACGCGCGCAGCCGGGGCGTGATCCTGGCCGACACCAAGTTCGAGTTCGGTCTGGCGCCCGACGGTTCGCTGGTGCTGGGCGACGAGGTGCTGACGCCGGACTCCTCGCGCTACTGGCCTGCCGACGGCTACCGGCCGGGCCAGGTCCAGCCGTCGTTCGACAAGCAGTACGTGCGCAACTGGCTGACCTCGCCGGCCTCCGGCTGGGACCGCGCCTCGGACACCCCGCCGCCGTCGCTGCCCGCCGACGTCATCGCGGCGACCCGCGACCGCTACGTCGAGGCCTACGAGCGCATCACCGGCCGTTCCTTCGCCGACTGGCCCACCCCGGACGCCTGA
- a CDS encoding DUF2334 domain-containing protein has protein sequence MSPPLVVSLSGLDVQVLDRCVEFGADLDRRAVPLSLLIPPRPAPPSAVLDWIAGRVAGRDVVSLHGFARTAPGLRARLAPAAGLPAHEAGLHLVAAAAVLERLGLRTKTFIPTRWFGSPGTITALRRRGFSVCADAMAVRELATGRVHRGRIRMIGPGERAEPWWCRALVLGAGRAARLGRPVRLAVDSAVLRKPAARQAVLDAIDLALHHGARPVTYASFGAPGGL, from the coding sequence GTGAGCCCGCCGCTGGTGGTGTCGTTGTCCGGACTCGACGTCCAGGTGCTGGACCGGTGCGTCGAGTTCGGCGCCGACCTGGACCGGCGCGCCGTGCCGTTGTCGCTGCTGATCCCGCCGCGCCCGGCCCCGCCGAGCGCCGTGCTCGACTGGATCGCCGGACGGGTGGCCGGTCGTGACGTGGTGAGCCTGCACGGGTTCGCCCGCACCGCGCCGGGACTGCGGGCCCGGCTCGCCCCGGCCGCCGGGCTGCCCGCGCACGAGGCCGGGCTGCACCTGGTCGCCGCCGCCGCGGTCCTGGAACGGCTCGGGCTGCGGACCAAGACCTTCATCCCGACGCGGTGGTTCGGTTCGCCGGGCACCATCACCGCCCTGCGCCGGCGCGGCTTCTCGGTGTGCGCGGACGCGATGGCGGTGCGGGAGCTCGCCACCGGCCGGGTGCACCGGGGACGCATCCGCATGATCGGACCGGGTGAGCGCGCCGAGCCCTGGTGGTGCCGCGCGCTGGTGCTCGGCGCCGGGCGGGCGGCCCGGCTGGGACGTCCGGTGCGGCTCGCGGTGGACTCCGCGGTGCTGCGCAAACCCGCTGCGCGGCAAGCGGTTCTGGACGCGATCGACCTGGCGCTGCACCACGGCGCACGACCGGTCACCTATGCCTCGTTCGGAGCGCCCGGCGGACTGTGA
- a CDS encoding ATPase — MKRSWLVAGAAVAVLGLGGTGVALAGAAEQAPAPAPLPTAPAPAQVPNPDQPAPVCVDDDLDDQFDDRDDRFDDDRFDDRDDRFDDDRFDDDRFDDDCDDRFDHDDVDDHDDADDRDDVHDVDDRDDD, encoded by the coding sequence ATGAAGCGGAGCTGGCTGGTGGCGGGCGCGGCGGTGGCGGTGCTCGGGCTCGGCGGCACGGGCGTGGCCCTGGCCGGCGCGGCGGAGCAGGCCCCGGCCCCGGCGCCGCTCCCCACGGCCCCGGCCCCGGCACAGGTGCCGAACCCCGACCAGCCGGCGCCCGTGTGCGTCGATGACGACCTGGACGACCAGTTCGACGACCGGGACGACCGGTTCGACGACGACCGGTTCGACGACCGCGATGACCGGTTCGACGACGACCGGTTCGACGACGACCGGTTCGACGACGACTGCGACGACCGGTTCGACCACGACGACGTCGATGACCACGACGACGCGGACGACCGCGACGACGTGCACGACGTCGACGACCGCGACGACGACTGA
- a CDS encoding MBL fold metallo-hydrolase, which translates to MQITHFGHSCVLVETGSARLLIDPGTFSADFEDLRELDAVLVTHQHPDHLDLERLPALLAANPDARLVVDPGSVASIAERGLSATTARPGDVIELGGAAVNVVGGEHAVIHPDIPVVDNIGYVVDHGAFYHPGDSFFVPEQRIDVLGLPTAAPWLKLSEAIDFLRAVAPRTAVPIHEAVLAVPQMHYRMFEQLGPEGTAVEVLTKGTPTGL; encoded by the coding sequence GTGCAGATCACCCACTTCGGACACTCGTGCGTGCTGGTCGAGACCGGATCGGCGCGGCTGCTGATCGACCCCGGCACCTTCTCCGCGGACTTCGAGGACCTGCGCGAGCTGGACGCCGTGCTGGTCACCCACCAGCACCCCGACCACCTCGACCTGGAGCGGCTGCCCGCGCTGCTGGCGGCCAACCCGGACGCCCGCCTGGTGGTCGACCCGGGTTCGGTGGCGTCGATCGCCGAACGCGGGTTGTCGGCGACCACGGCCCGGCCCGGTGACGTGATCGAGCTGGGCGGCGCGGCGGTCAACGTCGTCGGCGGCGAGCACGCGGTGATCCACCCGGACATCCCGGTGGTCGACAACATCGGCTACGTCGTCGACCACGGCGCGTTCTACCACCCCGGCGACTCGTTCTTCGTGCCGGAGCAGCGCATCGACGTGCTCGGCCTGCCGACCGCGGCGCCGTGGCTGAAGCTCTCCGAGGCGATCGACTTCCTGCGCGCGGTGGCACCCCGGACGGCGGTGCCGATCCACGAGGCGGTGCTGGCCGTGCCGCAGATGCACTACCGGATGTTCGAGCAGCTCGGCCCGGAGGGCACGGCGGTCGAGGTCCTCACCAAGGGCACCCCGACCGGCCTCTGA
- a CDS encoding NAD-dependent epimerase/dehydratase family protein, whose translation MRILVLGGTVFVGHAVAAAALERGHEVVCAARGTSGDVPDGAELAVVDRAEGLGALAGQRFDAVVDVARNYRWVREALEAVDAGHWTFVSTINVYANNAATGQSTDAPLLEPITDSADTSTPESYGRIKVACENAVREAMGERAFVVRPGLITGPNDPSDRFGYWPLRMSRGGRVLVPDTPGTPSQHIDVRDLADWIVTAAERGLAGTFDGIGPATALDALLKEIARVVAPAGTELAAVAPEALDEAGVQRWSGPKSLPLWIPDGYDGFASHDAAPSLAAGLRIRPLAETVTAALESERTRGADRERKAGLTPAEETELLGTLPHRLW comes from the coding sequence ATGCGGATCTTGGTCCTGGGTGGAACGGTCTTCGTCGGGCACGCCGTCGCGGCGGCGGCCCTGGAGCGCGGGCACGAGGTCGTCTGCGCGGCGCGCGGCACGAGCGGCGACGTGCCGGACGGCGCGGAGCTGGCGGTCGTGGACCGGGCGGAAGGGCTCGGCGCGCTGGCCGGGCAGCGGTTCGACGCGGTCGTCGACGTCGCGCGGAACTACCGGTGGGTGCGCGAGGCGCTGGAGGCCGTGGACGCCGGGCACTGGACGTTCGTGTCCACGATCAACGTCTACGCGAACAACGCAGCGACCGGTCAGAGCACCGATGCGCCGCTGCTGGAGCCGATCACCGACTCCGCCGACACCAGCACTCCCGAGTCCTACGGCAGGATCAAGGTGGCCTGCGAGAACGCGGTGCGGGAGGCGATGGGCGAGCGCGCGTTCGTGGTCCGCCCCGGCCTGATCACCGGGCCGAACGATCCCTCCGACCGCTTCGGCTACTGGCCGCTGCGGATGTCGCGCGGCGGGCGGGTGCTCGTGCCGGACACTCCCGGCACGCCGTCCCAGCACATCGACGTGCGCGACCTGGCCGACTGGATCGTCACGGCCGCGGAGCGCGGCCTCGCAGGCACCTTCGACGGCATCGGCCCGGCCACCGCGCTGGACGCGCTGCTGAAGGAGATCGCCAGGGTCGTCGCGCCGGCCGGTACCGAGCTCGCGGCCGTCGCGCCCGAGGCGCTCGACGAAGCCGGGGTGCAGCGCTGGAGCGGGCCGAAGTCGCTGCCGCTGTGGATCCCGGACGGCTACGACGGCTTCGCCTCGCACGACGCCGCGCCCTCGCTGGCCGCCGGGCTGCGCATCCGGCCGCTGGCCGAGACGGTGACGGCCGCGCTGGAGAGCGAGCGCACGCGCGGGGCCGACCGCGAGCGCAAGGCCGGGCTGACCCCGGCCGAGGAGACCGAGCTGCTCGGCACGCTGCCGCACCGGCTCTGGTGA
- the purS gene encoding phosphoribosylformylglycinamidine synthase subunit PurS: MARVVVDVMPKQEILDPQGQAVANALPRLGFEGIAEVRQGKRFELEVADDVDDDTLAKIAETLLANPVIEDWTVRRVDA, translated from the coding sequence GTGGCCCGAGTCGTTGTCGACGTCATGCCGAAGCAGGAGATCCTCGACCCGCAGGGGCAGGCGGTGGCCAATGCGCTGCCGCGGCTCGGGTTCGAAGGGATCGCCGAAGTCCGCCAGGGGAAGCGTTTCGAGCTGGAGGTCGCCGACGACGTCGACGACGACACGCTCGCCAAGATCGCCGAAACGCTGCTGGCCAACCCGGTCATCGAGGACTGGACCGTCCGTAGGGTGGACGCATGA